The DNA region CCCGCGCTCGGCCCAACCGCGCATGATGATGTCTGAAATCGCCGCGTTGGTCGCCGTGGTGATCTGGGACACCGCGGCATTGGTGCCGTGCTGACGCTCGACCCAGCCGGGATCGAGTCGCGCTGTGCCGACCATGCGCGCCAACAGCCCGGCTGCCAGACCCGAAAGCTGCGCCGGCGCGAGAAAGGCCACGATCTGATCGGCCCACCAAAGGCCTTCCGCCTGACTGCCGACACGATTGACGCCCGTCTGCACATAGGCCGTCATCGCCACGCCATTCCGGCGACATGAGAAGACTGCATCACCTTCGTCCCGATGCATGCCGAGCGCGCTAACATAGTAATTCGTCGTCTGTGTCAGTTCTGGCAGCGCGCGACCGGAGACCTGCCGGATGTCGCTGCACAGCGAGGCGAGCTTGGTCTGCCCCCATGCGCCCGAATATTGCGCGCCATCGCGATAACGCGCCACTTTATAGAAGGTGATACCGGTCGGGCTGTAGTCACGTCCTTCGTAGAAGCCGGCACCGGCAAGCGTCGGCGTCGGCAAGATGAAGAACGGCTCTGCCGGATCGTTGATGGCGAGAATTGTGTTGCCGTCAGGCGACGTGACCCGTAGCCAGAACCGATATTGCAGCGCGTTCCAGCGGGCGGTGCCGCCCTCGACCCGCCAGTACCGCGGCACGTCGATGGTGAAAGCACGCTCCTGCGGGTCGGTAAATCGCACCCAATCCTTTACGATGGGAACGACCGCCACCGGTTCGGCGGCACGCGCGGCAGCCGTCACGGCCCCGAGCGATGCCAATACCATAATGACGATCCGTCTCATGGTCATTCCGACCCGACCGTGCAGCACACCGACGTCGATCTTCTAAGATATCGAGACGGACTCCCGTTTCATCGACATTGATATTTCGCAAGCGTCACTCGCGCATTGCGCGGCGCGGCGCGGGGCGACAAAAAAGCGAACCTTCGTTCGGCCGGCCGTCGCATGAGTTGACCAGCATCAAAAGCCGCACCTCGCACTCGCGCTATCCAGTTACCGGGGCGCAGGGATGGTGCGATGACTATGCCTTCTGGATCGACCGTGTCGCGTAGCGATGCCGCTCCGCCGGTCACGTTGGTGCCAAAGCCAGCCGCTGCCCCCGAACCGCCGAGACGGCGACGCCGATGGCTCGCTGGCCTGATCGTCGCCATCGTTTTGGCTGCCGTTGCTTTCGCGGCATGGCGCTGGTGGACCGCCAGCCCGGCGGTGCAATACACCGAAGCCGCCGTCAGCCGCGGCGATGTCACCCGCACGGTGACTGCGACCGGCACCGTCAACCCGGTGCTGACGATCATCGTCGGCAGCTACGTGTCCGGCGTGATCAAGGAGATCCACTGCGATTACAACACGCAGGTCAAAGTCGGACAGGTCTGCGCCAAGATCGATCCCGCGCCGTATCAGACCGTCGTCGATCAGAACAAAGCCAACCTTCTCGTCGCGCAAGCCCAACTCGAAAAGGACAAGGCCAACCTGGCTTACGCGCGGCTCAATTACGACCGCAATGCCAGGCTGGCGCTGACAAGCGCGGTGTCGAAAGACACGCTCGACAATTCCAAGAACGCGCTCGACCAGGCGACCGCGCAGGTCGGCGTCGATCAGGCGACCATCGCCCAGCGTCAGGCGCAACTCGCCGCCGCGCAGGTCAACCTCGACTACACCAACATCGTCTCGCCGGTGGATGGCACGGTCGTGTCGCGCAACGTCACCGTCGGCCAGACGGTGGCCGCGAGCTTCCAGACGCCGACCTTGTTCCTGATTGCGACCGATCTCACCCAGATGCAGGTCGATACCAATGTCAGCGAGAGCGACATTGGCGGCATCAAGGAAGGCAACAAGGCGACCTTCACCGTCGACGCTTTCCCGCGCCGGATATTCCAAGGCGCAGTCACCCAGGTGCGTCAGTCGCCGCAAACGGTGCAGAATGTCGTCACCTACGACGTGGTCGTCGGCGTCGACAATTCGCACTTGTCTTTGAAGCCCGGCATGACCGCCGACACCCGCGTCATCATCGACGCGCGCACCAATGTGCTGCGTGTGCCGAGCCAGGCCTTGCGCTACGCCCCGCCTGGGGCGCCGCGCCTCGAACAGGGCCGCGGACATCAAGGCCGCGTCTTTATTCTACGCAACGGCGCGCCCACGGCTGTCGCCGTGACGGCCGGTCTCGACGATGACACCTTTGCCGAGATCGTCAGCGGCGACATCAAGGAAGGCGACAAGGTGATCGTCGCCGAGCAGCGCGGCACGGCCAAATCGTCATTGCCGGTCCCGCGGTTCTGAGCGTCGCCATGAGCGAACCCATCATCCGACTGGAGCACGTGTCGCGGACCTACCATGTCGGCGACATCGACGTGCACGCCTTGCGCGACGTCAGCCTGACGGTCAATGCCGGCGAGTTCGTCGCCATCATGGGCGCGTCGGGCTCCGGCAAATCCACCTTAATGGCCGTACTCGGCTGCCTCGATCGTCCGAGCGGCGGCCGTTACTTCTTCGAGGGCATCGACGTCGCGCAACTCGGCGAGCCGGAACGCGCGCGGCTGCGCAGCGAGCGGCTCGGCTTCGTGTTCCAGAGCTTCAATCTGCTGGCGCGCACGAGCGCGATCGAGAATGTCGCGCTGCCGCTGTTCTACGCCGCCAGCGGCCCCGAGAGCGCCACGGCGCGGACCGAGCGGGCCCGCGCCGCGCTGAAGCTCCTCGGCCTTGGCGAACGCGAGAACAACACGCCGGGGCAGCTCTCCGGCGGTCAGCAGCAGCGCGTCGCCATCGCCCGCGCGCTCATCAACGAGCCCGGCCTCCTGCTCGCGGACGAGCCCACCGGCAATCTCGATACCCGCACCTCGCACGAGATCATGGAGACGCTGGCACGGCTGAACCGCGAGCACGGCGTCACCGTGATCGTCGTCACGCATGAGTCGGATATCGCCGCCTACGCCGATCGCACCATCACGATGCGTGACGGGGAAATCGTTTCCGACCTGCGCAACCCGAAGCCGACCAAAGTGCCGCTCACGGCGGCGGCCGGCGCCATCGCGCCCGCGCACCGCGCCGCCGGCGCCATCGCCCGGCACACGCATACGGCGTGGGCCTTCGGCCGGATGATCGTCGCCGCCGCGTTGCAGGCGCTTCACCGCAACATGATGCGGTCGGCGCTGACCATGCTCGGCGTGTTCATCGGCGTCGCGGCGCTGATCGCCATGGTCGCCGTCGGCCAGGGCGCCAACGAAGCGGTGCGCAAGCAGATCGAAAGTCTCGGCACCAATCTGGTGGTCGTGCTGCCCGGCGCCCGTACGATGGGCGGCGCGCGCGGCGGCTTCGGCAGCGCCTCGACGTTGACGGTCAACGACGCCATCGCGATCCGGCGCGAGTCCACCGCCGTGAGCGGCGTCAGCTATCTCATCCGTCAGTCCGGCCAGACGCAATATGCCAACCAGAACTGGACGACGAGCATCCAGGGCGTAAGTCCGAACTACCCGCCGATGACCAACTGGCGCATCGAGAGCGGGCGCGGCATCGACGACGACGATGACGCTAGCGCGGCGCTGGTCGTCGTCATCGGCAAGTCGGTGCAGCGGCAGTTGTTCGGCGAAACCACCGATCCGATCGGCGCGCTGATCCAAGTCAAGAACGTGCCGATGCGGGTGATCGGCGTGCTCGCCAGCAAGGGGCAGACGCCGTTCGGCACCGACCAGGACGACGTGGTGATGATCCCGTTCAACACCGCCGAGCGCAAGGTGCTGGGCGTCGCCGCGCCGACGCAGACGCAAGCCCAGCTCAACTGGATCTATCCTGACCCGCCGAACCCCTACGCACTCACCACGCACCTGACCGGTTACGTCAACCAGATCTTCCTGCAGGCCGCGAGCGGCGCCAGCGTGCAGCCGGCGGTCGCGCAGGCGACCGATATCCTGCGCCGCCGGCACCGTATCAAAGCCGGAAGCGATGACGACTTTTCCGTCCGCAATCTGAGCCAGATCGCGGAGACCGCCGAGAGCTCGAGCCGCATCATGGCGCTGCTGCTCGCCGCCGTCGCCTCCATCTCGCTCGTCGTCGGCGGCATCGGCATCATGAACATCCTGCTCGTCTCGGTCACGGAGCGCACGCGCGAGATCGGCTTACGCATGGCCATCGGCGCGCGACGCATTCACGTGCTGTTGCAGTTCCTGGCCGAGGCGGTGTTGCTCAGCATCACCGGCGGCATCGCCGGCATCGTGATGGGTGTCGCCTTCTCGCTCGCCATCTCATTGCTCGCGGGCTGGGCGGCACCGATATCGTTGATGGCGGTCGCCGGCGGCTTCCTGTTTTCGGCCGCGGTCGGCATCTTCTTCGGCTATTACCCCGCGCGCAAAGCGGCCGGCCTCGATCCGATCGAGGCGCTCAGATACGAATAGCGTGACCCGCGCGCCTGATCAGCGGCCCGGCAGCATGCGGCCGAGCGTTCCGTCGCGCCGGACGAACTGGTGGTAGAGCGCCGCTGCGACATGCAGGCCGACCAGCGCGAGCAGCAAGTAGTTCGACAGCAGCGCGTGCACGTCGCCGGTCCAGCCCCACGCCGGATCGCGTGGCGCGACCAGCAGGGGCAGTTGATGGCCAAACATGACGATCGGCATGTTGCGCCAGGAGGCATTGATCCAGCCCAGGATCGGCAGCGCCAACAAGAGCACGTAGAGCAGCCAGTGCACGATCCGCGCGCTCGCCGTCTGCCACGGCGGCACGCCGTCGATCGGCGCCGGTTCCGGATGGGTCAGCCGCCAGGCCAGCCTGACGACGGCGACCGCGAGGATGACGACGCCGATGGTGAAATGCAGGCTGATGAGGCTGCTCATCGCCGTATTGCGGCCGATATGCGGCATCGACCACGCGGCATAGAACTGGCCGATCAGCAGGGCCACGATCAGCCAGTGCAGGAACTTCGCTGTGCCGGTGTAGCCGCGCGTCATTGGATTACCCTCTTGCGGTGGAACGACACCGCCCCCATATGCGTTCAATCGTCGTTGTTGAGCGAGCAATCGTTCCTTCGACCCACGCTGCTAGGCCGAGCCTGGCGGGCGTTGACGACCACGATGAGCAGGCGTCGCCGGATGTACGCGCGCCTTGCGTCGTGGTCGTTCTCATTTCTCGTCGGCGCGCGCGTAGACGGCTTTGGCGCCCCAGGCGGCGACGGCCACCATTACCAGCGATACGAGCACGTTGTATCCCGGCAATGAAATGCCGAAGAGACGCCAAGCCGCTTCGTCGCAGCGGACGACGCGGATGCTCTGCAGGCTCTTCATGAGGTCGCCGGTCGAGCCGATCGCGTTGATCGGGCCGCTGCAATCGGTCGGACCGGCCCAGAACTTCCATTCGACGCCGGCATGGTAGGCGGCGAGGCCGGCGTCCCACAGCATGGCCGCGGCGATCGCCAGGAAGCCCAACATGAGCACCTTGCGCGCGGCGCCGTAGCCGGCGCCGAGCCAGAGCAGCGCCGCGAGCGGCGCGCTGAAATAGTAGGGTATCCGCTGCTCGAGGCAGAGCGGGCACGGCGGGTATCCCAGCACGTACTGAAAGAAGAAAAAGCCGGCGATGGTGGCAAGCGCGATCACGAGAAGCGCCGCGGCGGCGGCGCGCGGCGGATCGGCGCGGACAATAGCTAAAGTGTCTGTCATGGGGATGGATGCGCGATGTGGGTCGGTAGAAGCACTCTTGTCGGGGGCAAATGCGTCCGCTTCATGGACTGGCGTCCGTTGCCTGTGCCGTCGTGCCCTTGCGGCAAGCCTTAGCCCGCGTACCGGGCTTTCACAATAGAACCGGCTTCACAATAGGCCCGGTCGCGACCTCGCGGGCGGTCACGAATTTGTGCCTGCCGCCGCCACACCGGCTCCAGGCAAGGTTTGGCTGTTACCCGTCGCAATATTGTCTTTTGCCGGGAAGGCCATGGCCGACACACAAGCCAGCGACGTCCCTGCGCCGGCGGCGACCGCACCGGCCGCCGCGAAGGCGAATGCCTCGAAACCGACGGACACGCGTCAAGCACGGCCGTCGGTCAAGAACGCGGCCAGCACGGCGGCGACGCTCGACGAACGACTCGCCCGTGAAGCGCTCGCCAGCCTGAAAAGCGCGCGGACCGCGGCGCGCACCGAAATCGTCAGCCCCAAACCGCGCATGCCGGTGCCGTCGACGACGATCGTGGTCAAACCGGCGCCGTCGCAGGCCTGGAAGGGCCCTTTCGTTACGCTGGCGATGCTGGTCTGCATCTGCACGATCGTTTGCGCCGGCACCCTCGCCTATCTGCTGATGCGACCGGCTCCCATCTCGACGGCGGCCAATGCGGAGCTGCGCCATCTCCGTGACACCGTCGCGCAGCTGCAGCGCAATGTGTCGGCCCTGTCGAACGACATCGCGTCGACCAGCAGCGCCCTCGACGCGGCCAGCAAAACCGCGAGCGATCGTTATGGCCGCGTCGCGCAAAATCTCGATCGTGTCGAGCGCGCCCAGTCGGCCACGGCGAACCAAATCGAGCGCCTGTCGGTCGAACGGACGCGGGCCACTCAAACGCAGCAAGCGGCCCTGGCTCCGGCTCCCGACGTCACCGGCAGCATCAAGCCGCAGCAGAAGCCGCAAACCGCCGGCGCGCGCCGCGGCAATGCCATTCCCGGATGGTCGGTGCGCCGCGCCTATGAAGGCGTCGCCATTCTTGAAGGCGCCCCCGGCGTCGTCGAGGTCGTCCTCGGACAGGACGTTCCCGATCTCGGCCGCATTCAAGATATCAGGTTCGACAGCGGCCGCTGGACGGTCTGGACAAGCAAGGGCGTCATCCGCTCACGCTGAGCCGCCCTCGCGGCGGGGCACCGACGTCAGAGCTGGTATAAAATCTGGTCGGCCCAGAAACGTTCAAGGCGACGCAGGAGGCCGTTCAGCGCCTTCAGATCTCCCGACGAGACCCCGGCAACGCGTTCGACCGAAGCGATCTGGTGGTCATAGACGACATCGATGATGTCACGCACTTCGCCGCCCTTCGCGGTCAGCTTGATCACGATCGAACGACGGTCGCGCTCGGAGCGCTGCCGATCGAGAAAGCCCGTCTCGACGAGACGCTTCAAATTATACGAGACGTCGGAACCGCCATAATAGCCACGCGTGCGCAGCTCCGCGACCGTGAGCTCGCTATGACCGATATGGTAAAGAAGAAAGGCCTGCGCGGCATTGACGTCGTTGCGGCCGAGACGGGTCAGCTCCGCATCGATCACGTCGAGCAGCCGCCGCCGCATCCGCTCGAGGAGCATGACACTTTCGCCATAGGCCTTATGGATTTGCGAGGCGTGAAACGAAAGTGAGTCGGAAAAGTCGATCGTAGCCGTAACGGCGCTCATGATAATGCTCTTTCTTTCCTAGAAAGGGTCGGTGGCGGACTTAAATACCGGCAACGGAACTTTTGGTTTCTGCGTCTGAAAATCGGCTTAAACGATGCGCGCAAATTGCATCTATCTGTGTATGCATAATTCCAATCACGAAACGCGCGCGACATCGCTAAGCGCGCGTTGATGCGAGCCATCCCTATCGACTAAAATTTTCGATGTCGGGTCGCGTGCAGCGCGAACGAGAGCGCGTTTCGCGCAACTCTCGTCGAATTTTACGAACCGCGCCGGTTCACTTGCGCGTCGTTCGGCTCAGTTGTCCTGCCTCAGATCGCCATCCGGCGCGGCTTCCACCGCTTCGAGGGCGATCGCACGGCGCAACGTGCGGATATGCACGTTGTAGCGCGCGGCGACGACGCTGAGCGGCTGGCCGCCTTGAATGATGTGCACCGCCTCTTGCTTCTGCGCCGCGGTTAACGCCGGCGGCCGGCCCATGCGCGAGCCGCGGATGCGGGCGGCAAGCATGCCGGCGCGCGTGCGTTCGCTGATCAGCGAGCGCTCGAACTCGGCCAGCGCCGCCATCATGTGGAACACGAGCCTGCCGCCGGACGAGCTCGTATCGATGCTCTCGGTCAGCGACTTGAATTCGATACCGCGATCGGCGAGGTCGTTGATGATGGCGATGAGGT from Pseudolabrys taiwanensis includes:
- a CDS encoding efflux RND transporter periplasmic adaptor subunit — protein: MTMPSGSTVSRSDAAPPVTLVPKPAAAPEPPRRRRRWLAGLIVAIVLAAVAFAAWRWWTASPAVQYTEAAVSRGDVTRTVTATGTVNPVLTIIVGSYVSGVIKEIHCDYNTQVKVGQVCAKIDPAPYQTVVDQNKANLLVAQAQLEKDKANLAYARLNYDRNARLALTSAVSKDTLDNSKNALDQATAQVGVDQATIAQRQAQLAAAQVNLDYTNIVSPVDGTVVSRNVTVGQTVAASFQTPTLFLIATDLTQMQVDTNVSESDIGGIKEGNKATFTVDAFPRRIFQGAVTQVRQSPQTVQNVVTYDVVVGVDNSHLSLKPGMTADTRVIIDARTNVLRVPSQALRYAPPGAPRLEQGRGHQGRVFILRNGAPTAVAVTAGLDDDTFAEIVSGDIKEGDKVIVAEQRGTAKSSLPVPRF
- a CDS encoding ABC transporter permease, which codes for MSEPIIRLEHVSRTYHVGDIDVHALRDVSLTVNAGEFVAIMGASGSGKSTLMAVLGCLDRPSGGRYFFEGIDVAQLGEPERARLRSERLGFVFQSFNLLARTSAIENVALPLFYAASGPESATARTERARAALKLLGLGERENNTPGQLSGGQQQRVAIARALINEPGLLLADEPTGNLDTRTSHEIMETLARLNREHGVTVIVVTHESDIAAYADRTITMRDGEIVSDLRNPKPTKVPLTAAAGAIAPAHRAAGAIARHTHTAWAFGRMIVAAALQALHRNMMRSALTMLGVFIGVAALIAMVAVGQGANEAVRKQIESLGTNLVVVLPGARTMGGARGGFGSASTLTVNDAIAIRRESTAVSGVSYLIRQSGQTQYANQNWTTSIQGVSPNYPPMTNWRIESGRGIDDDDDASAALVVVIGKSVQRQLFGETTDPIGALIQVKNVPMRVIGVLASKGQTPFGTDQDDVVMIPFNTAERKVLGVAAPTQTQAQLNWIYPDPPNPYALTTHLTGYVNQIFLQAASGASVQPAVAQATDILRRRHRIKAGSDDDFSVRNLSQIAETAESSSRIMALLLAAVASISLVVGGIGIMNILLVSVTERTREIGLRMAIGARRIHVLLQFLAEAVLLSITGGIAGIVMGVAFSLAISLLAGWAAPISLMAVAGGFLFSAAVGIFFGYYPARKAAGLDPIEALRYE
- a CDS encoding cytochrome b, translating into MTRGYTGTAKFLHWLIVALLIGQFYAAWSMPHIGRNTAMSSLISLHFTIGVVILAVAVVRLAWRLTHPEPAPIDGVPPWQTASARIVHWLLYVLLLALPILGWINASWRNMPIVMFGHQLPLLVAPRDPAWGWTGDVHALLSNYLLLALVGLHVAAALYHQFVRRDGTLGRMLPGR
- a CDS encoding disulfide bond formation protein B, encoding MTDTLAIVRADPPRAAAAALLVIALATIAGFFFFQYVLGYPPCPLCLEQRIPYYFSAPLAALLWLGAGYGAARKVLMLGFLAIAAAMLWDAGLAAYHAGVEWKFWAGPTDCSGPINAIGSTGDLMKSLQSIRVVRCDEAAWRLFGISLPGYNVLVSLVMVAVAAWGAKAVYARADEK
- a CDS encoding MarR family winged helix-turn-helix transcriptional regulator, producing the protein MMSAVTATIDFSDSLSFHASQIHKAYGESVMLLERMRRRLLDVIDAELTRLGRNDVNAAQAFLLYHIGHSELTVAELRTRGYYGGSDVSYNLKRLVETGFLDRQRSERDRRSIVIKLTAKGGEVRDIIDVVYDHQIASVERVAGVSSGDLKALNGLLRRLERFWADQILYQL
- a CDS encoding recombinase family protein — protein: MKYRVESTAPSATRQKIGYARVSTGEQTLQPQTLALEAAGCSRILTDHGISGAKFIRPGLSEALAQLQEGDMLVVWRLDRLGRSLPHLIAIINDLADRGIEFKSLTESIDTSSSGGRLVFHMMAALAEFERSLISERTRAGMLAARIRGSRMGRPPALTAAQKQEAVHIIQGGQPLSVVAARYNVHIRTLRRAIALEAVEAAPDGDLRQDN